A DNA window from Parus major isolate Abel chromosome 9, Parus_major1.1, whole genome shotgun sequence contains the following coding sequences:
- the LOC107208833 gene encoding uncharacterized protein LOC107208833 isoform X3 produces MESAWCLQSAPPHSHSFQLRSAQRPKDSPQTVEYRLLKQEVCPASRACQQLLTDTSTLSSVAGGSNLLYLCIPWQAAAVEKETCLTGQCPVPGKPNHSTSSETEDKKSAMEHCCLSQRCEGISSPLHDPSSSSQLVQMGVTHCTARGYNEVSHSSFSSPFVRDNVDCGRFLRSVFQKHAL; encoded by the exons ATGGAGAGTGCATGGTGCCTCCAGTCAGCCCCTCCACACAGCCATTCATTCCAGCTGAGATCAGCACAGCGGCCCAAGGACTCCCCACAGACGGTGGAATACAG GTTGCTGAAACAAGAAGTGTGTCCAGCCTCCAGGGCTTGCCAGCAGCTATTGACTGATACGAGCACACTGTCCTCGGTGGCAGGAGGGAGCAACTTGCTTTATCTATGCATTCCCtggcaagcagcagcagtggagaaAGAGACATGTCTCACTGGCCAG TGTCCAGTCCCTGGCAAGCCAAATCATTCTACAAGCTCTgaaactgaagataaaaaatCAGCAATGGAACATTGCTGCTTGAGTCAGAGGTGTGAAGGAATCAGCTCTCCACTCCATGATCCATcctccagctcacagctggTACAAATGG GTGTGACTCATTGCACAGCCAGAGGTTATAATGAAGTATCCCACTCATCCTTTAGCTCACCCTTTGTTCGAGACAATGTGGATTGCGGAAGGTTTCTGAGGAG TGTGTTTCAGAAGCATGCACTTTGA
- the LOC107208833 gene encoding uncharacterized protein LOC107208833 isoform X1, with protein sequence MESAWCLQSAPPHSHSFQLRSAQRPKDSPQTVEYRLLKQEVCPASRACQQLLTDTSTLSSVAGGSNLLYLCIPWQAAAVEKETCLTGQCPVPGKPNHSTSSETEDKKSAMEHCCLSQRCEGISSPLHDPSSSSQLVQMGVTHCTARGYNEVSHSSFSSPFVRDNVDCGRFLRSKPRSFEKLSVTRPQFSLPMSEVPLLGWEQLSLTNLSATRRKPGNK encoded by the exons ATGGAGAGTGCATGGTGCCTCCAGTCAGCCCCTCCACACAGCCATTCATTCCAGCTGAGATCAGCACAGCGGCCCAAGGACTCCCCACAGACGGTGGAATACAG GTTGCTGAAACAAGAAGTGTGTCCAGCCTCCAGGGCTTGCCAGCAGCTATTGACTGATACGAGCACACTGTCCTCGGTGGCAGGAGGGAGCAACTTGCTTTATCTATGCATTCCCtggcaagcagcagcagtggagaaAGAGACATGTCTCACTGGCCAG TGTCCAGTCCCTGGCAAGCCAAATCATTCTACAAGCTCTgaaactgaagataaaaaatCAGCAATGGAACATTGCTGCTTGAGTCAGAGGTGTGAAGGAATCAGCTCTCCACTCCATGATCCATcctccagctcacagctggTACAAATGG GTGTGACTCATTGCACAGCCAGAGGTTATAATGAAGTATCCCACTCATCCTTTAGCTCACCCTTTGTTCGAGACAATGTGGATTGCGGAAGGTTTCTGAGGAG CAAACCCAGAAGCTTTGAGAAGCTGTCAGTGACACGACCCCAGTTCTCTCTGCCCATGTCTGAGGTGCCTCTTCTGGGATGGGAGCAACTGAGTCTCACCAATCTGTCAGCAACCAGGAGGAAGCcaggaaacaaataa
- the LOC107208833 gene encoding uncharacterized protein LOC107208833 isoform X2, with product MESAWCLQSAPPHSHSFQLRSAQRPKDSPQTVEYRLLKQEVCPASRACQQLLTDTSTLSSVAGGSNLLYLCIPWQAAAVEKETCLTGQCPVPGKPNHSTSSETEDKKSAMEHCCLSQRCEGISSPLHDPSSSSQLVQMGVTHCTARGYNEVSHSSFSSPFVRDNVDCGRFLRSQKLVKAPECPRLPCRGSELAMQAGCLRALS from the exons ATGGAGAGTGCATGGTGCCTCCAGTCAGCCCCTCCACACAGCCATTCATTCCAGCTGAGATCAGCACAGCGGCCCAAGGACTCCCCACAGACGGTGGAATACAG GTTGCTGAAACAAGAAGTGTGTCCAGCCTCCAGGGCTTGCCAGCAGCTATTGACTGATACGAGCACACTGTCCTCGGTGGCAGGAGGGAGCAACTTGCTTTATCTATGCATTCCCtggcaagcagcagcagtggagaaAGAGACATGTCTCACTGGCCAG TGTCCAGTCCCTGGCAAGCCAAATCATTCTACAAGCTCTgaaactgaagataaaaaatCAGCAATGGAACATTGCTGCTTGAGTCAGAGGTGTGAAGGAATCAGCTCTCCACTCCATGATCCATcctccagctcacagctggTACAAATGG GTGTGACTCATTGCACAGCCAGAGGTTATAATGAAGTATCCCACTCATCCTTTAGCTCACCCTTTGTTCGAGACAATGTGGATTGCGGAAGGTTTCTGAGGAG CCAAAAGTTGGTGAAGGCTCCTGAGTGTCCCCGTTTGCCATGCAGAGGTTCAGAGTTAGCAATGCAGGCTGGCTGCCTACGTGCTCTCAGCTAG
- the LOC107208833 gene encoding uncharacterized protein LOC107208833 isoform X4 produces MESAWCLQSAPPHSHSFQLRSAQRPKDSPQTVEYRLLKQEVCPASRACQQLLTDTSTLSSVAGGSNLLYLCIPWQAAAVEKETCLTGQCPVPGKPNHSTSSETEDKKSAMEHCCLSQRCEGISSPLHDPSSSSQLVQMGVTHCTARGYNEVSHSSFSSPFVRDNVDCGRFLRRP; encoded by the exons ATGGAGAGTGCATGGTGCCTCCAGTCAGCCCCTCCACACAGCCATTCATTCCAGCTGAGATCAGCACAGCGGCCCAAGGACTCCCCACAGACGGTGGAATACAG GTTGCTGAAACAAGAAGTGTGTCCAGCCTCCAGGGCTTGCCAGCAGCTATTGACTGATACGAGCACACTGTCCTCGGTGGCAGGAGGGAGCAACTTGCTTTATCTATGCATTCCCtggcaagcagcagcagtggagaaAGAGACATGTCTCACTGGCCAG TGTCCAGTCCCTGGCAAGCCAAATCATTCTACAAGCTCTgaaactgaagataaaaaatCAGCAATGGAACATTGCTGCTTGAGTCAGAGGTGTGAAGGAATCAGCTCTCCACTCCATGATCCATcctccagctcacagctggTACAAATGG GTGTGACTCATTGCACAGCCAGAGGTTATAATGAAGTATCCCACTCATCCTTTAGCTCACCCTTTGTTCGAGACAATGTGGATTGCGGAAGGTTTCTGAGGAG GCCATGA